In Desulfocurvus vexinensis DSM 17965, a genomic segment contains:
- a CDS encoding sodium:proton antiporter yields the protein MAEAIGTELGVFWVIPFACMLLSIAIFPLAAPHFWHHHFGKISAFWSLAFLVPFAATFGFELALYEVVHVLLLEYIPFIILLFALFTVSGGVRLTGQLVGNPAVNTGVLLVGTVLASWMGTTGAAMLLIRPLLRANAHRKFKVHTVVFFIFLVANIGGSLTPLGDPPLFLGFLKGVDFFWTTTHMFLPMLFLVVLLLGIYFAVDTVLFNKEGRPAMPATDASSEKLGLDGKINLLFLAGIIGGVLMSGMWKSGVQFDIYHTHVDLQNVLRDAILVGMALLSLKFTTEENRRKNDFDWFPIVEVGKLFIGIFLSMIPAIAILKAGTKGALAGVITMVSGPGGEPVDAMYFWLTGVLSSFLDNAPTYLVFFNTAGGNAGELMTTMASTLLAISAGAVFMGANTYIGNAPNFMVRSIAETSGVKMPSFFGYMAWSLGILIPLFVLVQLIFI from the coding sequence ATGGCCGAGGCCATCGGCACGGAGCTGGGCGTGTTCTGGGTCATCCCCTTCGCCTGCATGCTCCTGTCCATCGCCATCTTCCCCTTGGCCGCGCCGCACTTCTGGCACCATCATTTCGGGAAGATCTCGGCCTTCTGGTCCCTGGCCTTCCTGGTGCCCTTCGCGGCGACCTTCGGCTTCGAGCTGGCCCTGTACGAGGTCGTGCATGTGCTCCTGTTGGAGTACATCCCCTTCATCATCCTGCTCTTCGCGCTGTTCACGGTGTCCGGCGGCGTGCGCCTCACCGGGCAGCTGGTGGGCAACCCCGCGGTCAACACCGGGGTGCTCCTGGTGGGCACGGTCCTGGCGAGCTGGATGGGCACCACCGGCGCGGCCATGCTGCTCATCCGCCCGCTGTTGCGCGCCAACGCGCACCGCAAGTTCAAGGTTCATACCGTGGTCTTTTTCATTTTCCTGGTGGCCAACATCGGCGGCTCCCTGACCCCGCTGGGCGACCCGCCGCTGTTCCTGGGCTTCCTCAAGGGCGTTGACTTCTTCTGGACCACCACACACATGTTCCTGCCCATGCTCTTTTTGGTGGTGCTCCTGCTGGGCATCTATTTCGCGGTGGACACCGTGCTCTTCAACAAGGAAGGCCGCCCCGCCATGCCCGCGACGGACGCCAGCTCCGAAAAGCTCGGCCTGGACGGCAAGATCAACCTGCTGTTCCTGGCGGGCATCATCGGCGGCGTGCTCATGAGCGGCATGTGGAAGTCGGGCGTGCAGTTCGACATCTACCACACCCATGTGGACCTGCAGAACGTGCTGCGCGACGCGATCCTGGTGGGCATGGCCCTCTTGTCGCTGAAGTTCACCACCGAGGAGAACCGCCGCAAGAACGACTTCGACTGGTTCCCCATCGTGGAGGTCGGCAAGCTGTTCATCGGCATCTTCCTGTCCATGATTCCGGCCATCGCCATCCTCAAGGCCGGAACCAAGGGCGCCCTGGCCGGGGTCATCACCATGGTCTCCGGCCCCGGGGGCGAGCCCGTCGATGCCATGTACTTCTGGCTCACGGGCGTGCTCTCCAGCTTCCTGGACAACGCGCCGACCTATCTGGTGTTCTTCAACACCGCAGGCGGCAATGCCGGGGAGCTGATGACCACCATGGCCTCCACCCTGCTGGCCATCTCGGCGGGCGCGGTGTTCATGGGCGCCAACACGTACATCGGCAACGCGCCCAACTTCATGGTCCGTTCCATCGCCGAGACCAGCGGCGTGAAGATGCCCAGTTTCTTCGGCTATATGGCTTGGAGCCTGGGCATCCTCATCCCCCTGTTCGTGCTCGTGCAGCTCATCTTCATCTGA
- the gyrA gene encoding DNA gyrase subunit A, protein MDNPTISIEKEIQKSYLEYSLSVIIGRAIPDVRDGLKPVHRRILFAQYELGNSYTRPYKKSARVVGDVIGKYHPHGDSAVYDALVRMAQSFSMRDPLVDGQGNFGSIDGDAAAAMRYTEARMSRLAGEFLADIDKKTVDFRPNYDNSLQEPVVLPTKVPNLLLNGSSGIAVGMATNIPPHNLGELVDALLEQLANPSCSVDDLLRHVKGPDFPTGGSLYAGQGLLDAYRTGRGTVKIRGKVEIEKRKRDMEAIVITEIPFALNKSSLVEKIAQLVQDKRIDGVSDLRDESDRKGIRIVLDLKKGAIPDIIVNSLYKYTPLETSFGYNMMAVVGNRPQLLNLKDILRHFLEHRSEVIIRRTRFDLEKSEARAHILEGLRVALDNIDEVVAIIRGSKTPQDAKDALRERFGLSDPQSQAILDMRLQRLTGLEHEKLIEEYNELLKAIEYFKSILEHDGVLRGVIEEELVKLKETFATPRQTEIVQDDLCGIDIEDLIPDKEVVITLSQRGYVKRTNLEHYAQQKRGGKGVFGVHTSDGDFILNFLVTSNHQNLILFTNNGRMYRMKVHQIPEGSRTAKGVHINNLLPLGRDEFVTCALTLRDFLPERYFLFVTRKGMVKRTEVDQYANCRSTGIIAVNIREDDELLQVTEVGKNDEAVLVTAAGFSIRFACQDVRPMGRGTAGVKGIALRGGDRVVAAVVADAQETRDILCVSGGGYGKRTAYDLYRLQSRGGKGIITMRTTPKTGQLLGAVMVEPNDEIILMTSENKVIRIPVDGIRKVGRATQGVRLVSMAEGAQVAGFDLVRENQIDGVEPQDADTLPDED, encoded by the coding sequence GTGGACAATCCGACCATCAGCATCGAAAAGGAAATCCAGAAATCCTACCTGGAATATTCGCTTTCCGTGATCATCGGCCGCGCCATCCCCGACGTGCGCGACGGCCTCAAGCCCGTGCACCGGCGCATCCTGTTCGCCCAGTACGAGCTGGGCAACTCCTACACGCGGCCCTACAAGAAGTCCGCCCGCGTGGTCGGCGACGTCATCGGCAAGTACCACCCCCACGGCGACTCGGCGGTCTACGACGCGTTGGTGCGCATGGCCCAGAGCTTCTCCATGCGCGACCCGCTGGTGGACGGCCAGGGCAACTTCGGCTCCATCGACGGCGACGCCGCGGCGGCCATGCGCTACACCGAGGCGCGCATGTCGCGCCTGGCAGGCGAGTTTTTGGCCGATATCGACAAGAAGACCGTGGACTTCCGGCCCAACTACGACAACTCGCTCCAGGAGCCCGTGGTCCTGCCGACCAAGGTGCCCAACCTGCTGCTCAACGGCTCCTCGGGCATCGCCGTGGGCATGGCCACCAACATCCCGCCGCACAACCTCGGCGAGCTGGTGGACGCCCTGCTGGAGCAGCTGGCCAACCCCTCCTGCTCGGTGGACGACCTGTTGCGCCACGTCAAGGGGCCGGACTTTCCCACCGGAGGCTCGCTCTACGCCGGGCAGGGCCTGCTGGATGCCTACCGCACCGGGCGCGGCACGGTGAAGATCCGCGGCAAGGTCGAGATCGAGAAGCGCAAGCGCGACATGGAAGCCATTGTCATCACCGAGATCCCCTTCGCGCTGAACAAGTCCTCGCTGGTGGAGAAGATCGCCCAGCTCGTGCAGGACAAGCGCATCGACGGCGTGTCCGACCTGCGCGACGAGTCCGACCGCAAGGGCATCCGCATCGTGCTCGACCTCAAGAAGGGCGCCATCCCCGACATCATCGTCAACTCGCTGTACAAGTACACGCCCCTGGAAACCTCGTTCGGCTACAACATGATGGCCGTGGTGGGCAACCGGCCCCAGCTTTTGAACCTCAAGGATATCCTGCGCCACTTCCTGGAACACAGAAGCGAGGTCATCATCCGCCGCACCCGCTTCGACCTGGAGAAGTCCGAGGCCCGGGCGCATATCCTCGAAGGCCTGCGCGTCGCCCTGGACAACATCGACGAGGTGGTGGCCATCATCCGCGGCTCCAAGACCCCCCAGGACGCCAAGGACGCCCTGCGCGAGCGCTTCGGCCTGTCCGACCCGCAGAGCCAGGCCATTCTGGACATGCGCCTGCAGCGCCTGACCGGGCTGGAGCACGAGAAGCTCATCGAGGAGTACAACGAGCTGCTCAAGGCCATCGAATACTTCAAGAGCATCCTGGAGCACGACGGGGTGCTGCGCGGCGTCATCGAGGAGGAGCTGGTCAAGCTCAAGGAGACCTTCGCCACCCCGCGCCAGACCGAGATCGTCCAGGACGACCTGTGCGGCATCGACATCGAGGACCTCATCCCCGACAAGGAGGTGGTCATCACCCTGTCGCAGCGCGGCTACGTCAAGCGCACCAACCTGGAGCACTACGCCCAGCAGAAGCGCGGCGGCAAGGGTGTCTTCGGCGTGCACACCTCCGACGGCGACTTCATCCTCAACTTCCTGGTGACCTCCAACCACCAGAACCTGATCCTGTTCACCAACAACGGGCGCATGTACCGCATGAAGGTGCACCAGATTCCCGAGGGCAGCCGCACGGCCAAGGGCGTGCACATCAACAACCTGCTGCCCCTGGGCCGCGACGAGTTCGTGACCTGCGCCCTGACCCTGCGCGACTTCCTGCCCGAGCGCTACTTCCTGTTCGTGACCCGCAAGGGCATGGTCAAGCGCACCGAGGTGGACCAGTACGCCAACTGCCGCTCCACGGGCATCATCGCCGTGAACATCCGCGAGGACGACGAGCTGCTCCAGGTCACCGAGGTGGGCAAGAACGACGAGGCCGTGCTGGTCACCGCCGCCGGGTTCTCCATCCGCTTCGCCTGCCAGGACGTGCGGCCCATGGGCCGGGGCACGGCGGGCGTCAAGGGCATCGCCCTGCGCGGCGGCGACCGCGTGGTGGCCGCCGTGGTGGCCGACGCCCAGGAGACCCGCGACATCCTGTGCGTGTCGGGCGGGGGCTACGGCAAGCGCACGGCCTACGACCTCTACCGGCTTCAGTCGCGCGGGGGCAAGGGCATCATCACCATGCGCACCACGCCCAAGACCGGGCAGCTCCTGGGCGCGGTGATGGTCGAGCCCAACGACGAGATCATCCTGATGACCTCGGAGAACAAGGTCATCCGCATCCCCGTGGACGGGATCCGCAAGGTCGGCCGCGCCACCCAGGGCGTGCGCCTGGTGTCCATGGCCGAGGGCGCGCAGGTGGCCGGGTTCGACCTCGTGCGCGAAAACCAGATCGACGGCGTCGAGCCCCAGGACGCCGACACCCTGCCCGATGAAGACTAG
- a CDS encoding SLC13 family permease: MSAAHAHTPENDYRDDSELMLDDHEPQAPQQPGKTIIIKVLLALAVGLGIYLLPTPANLPDAGHKLLALVAAIIVLWVSEAIPIGVTALCAAAGLILFGIEKPTAAWAPFASPAVMFVLMIIMFGVVLNEVGLANRLMYYIFKIAGTGVKRLSFFMAIGCTMLATIFHDATVTVIMIFAMVPVLRAMGLTPGKSSNLAKFFIILIPLASSAGGFGTLLGGGRNPLAVEVLQNFTEGAVRIGFVEYLIIQFPLTIPVAVVTWAIVYAIFRPKEKELPASVKMDKLPPMRGKELGVTIIFSLTFALWTFSDLTGWHVSVVAALALAGFCGPKFISFKTICDKFPWESWIVFGAGVSLGASMLTSGAGKYLAETLLPLLDGQSAFVVYYGMGLFGSMLSSVMSNSAAVALTLPVTLPMAELLAMSPKAVALLSPITTSFIMLVIGCPPTIIAYSTGYFSQMDFIKVAVPWCLALLLVAVLGVMTYWPLIGFY, encoded by the coding sequence ATGAGTGCAGCCCACGCGCACACCCCCGAGAACGACTACAGGGACGACAGCGAGCTCATGCTCGACGACCACGAACCCCAGGCCCCACAGCAGCCAGGCAAAACCATCATCATCAAGGTGCTGCTCGCCCTGGCCGTGGGCCTGGGCATCTACCTGCTGCCCACCCCCGCCAACCTGCCCGACGCCGGGCACAAGCTCCTGGCCCTGGTGGCGGCCATCATCGTCCTGTGGGTCAGCGAGGCCATCCCCATCGGCGTCACGGCCCTGTGCGCCGCCGCAGGCCTGATCCTGTTCGGCATCGAAAAGCCCACCGCCGCCTGGGCGCCCTTCGCCAGCCCGGCGGTCATGTTCGTACTCATGATCATCATGTTCGGCGTGGTGCTCAACGAGGTGGGCCTGGCCAACCGCCTGATGTATTACATCTTCAAGATCGCGGGCACCGGGGTCAAACGCCTGAGCTTCTTCATGGCCATCGGCTGCACCATGCTGGCCACCATCTTCCACGACGCCACGGTGACGGTCATCATGATCTTCGCCATGGTTCCGGTTTTGCGTGCCATGGGCCTGACCCCAGGGAAATCGAGCAACTTGGCTAAATTTTTCATCATCCTCATCCCCCTGGCCTCGTCGGCCGGCGGCTTCGGCACGCTGCTGGGCGGTGGCCGAAACCCCCTGGCCGTGGAGGTGCTGCAAAACTTCACCGAGGGCGCGGTGCGCATCGGCTTCGTGGAATACCTGATCATCCAGTTCCCGCTGACCATTCCCGTGGCCGTGGTCACCTGGGCCATCGTCTACGCCATCTTCCGGCCCAAGGAGAAGGAGCTGCCCGCCTCGGTGAAAATGGACAAGCTGCCGCCCATGCGCGGCAAGGAACTGGGCGTGACCATCATCTTCTCCCTGACCTTCGCCCTGTGGACCTTCTCGGACCTCACGGGCTGGCACGTCAGCGTGGTGGCGGCCCTGGCCCTGGCGGGCTTCTGCGGGCCCAAGTTCATCTCCTTCAAGACCATCTGCGACAAGTTCCCCTGGGAATCGTGGATCGTCTTCGGCGCGGGCGTGTCCCTGGGCGCGTCCATGCTCACCTCCGGAGCCGGAAAATACCTGGCAGAAACCCTGCTGCCCCTGCTCGACGGCCAGAGCGCGTTCGTGGTCTACTACGGTATGGGCCTGTTCGGCTCCATGCTCTCCAGCGTGATGAGCAACTCCGCCGCCGTGGCCCTGACCCTGCCCGTGACCCTGCCCATGGCCGAACTGCTGGCCATGTCGCCCAAGGCCGTGGCCCTGCTCTCGCCCATCACCACGTCCTTCATCATGCTGGTCATCGGCTGCCCCCCGACCATCATTGCCTACAGCACCGGCTACTTCAGCCAGATGGACTTCATCAAGGTCGCCGTGCCCTGGTGTCTGGCCCTGCTGCTGGTTGCGGTCCTCGGCGTTATGACCTATTGGCCTCTCATAGGGTTCTATTAG
- a CDS encoding tetratricopeptide repeat protein yields MKTSLGALLLCAALWACSSGLGEGPLAQADREFASGNYLKAEALYEGYLQANPQGAQRWEAWQQLVRISDTVTGNTKKAARLLEAMQLEFSEDATRFVDLSWQLAEIYTRLHEWDKASETWQTLLDQGDLTRPQIAEVHWNLGKIHQYQGRYGMAKDAMLACMEQADATNPHAHCMYELAQAYSLLKNRAQARAWLEKLLALPDLDTELHALGTYMLCEILESEGQKTRARELLESIRATYPNPMVIETRLRQLGK; encoded by the coding sequence ATGAAGACTAGCCTTGGGGCGTTGCTGCTCTGCGCGGCCCTGTGGGCCTGCTCCTCCGGCCTGGGCGAGGGTCCCCTCGCCCAGGCCGACAGGGAGTTCGCCAGCGGCAACTACCTCAAGGCCGAGGCCCTCTACGAGGGCTACCTGCAGGCCAACCCCCAGGGCGCGCAGCGCTGGGAGGCCTGGCAGCAGCTGGTGCGCATCAGCGACACCGTCACCGGCAATACCAAGAAGGCCGCGCGGCTGCTGGAAGCCATGCAGCTCGAATTCTCCGAGGACGCCACGCGCTTCGTGGACCTCTCCTGGCAGCTCGCCGAGATCTACACCCGCCTGCACGAATGGGACAAGGCCAGCGAAACCTGGCAGACCCTGCTGGACCAGGGCGACCTGACCCGCCCGCAGATCGCCGAGGTCCACTGGAACCTGGGCAAGATCCACCAGTACCAGGGGCGCTACGGCATGGCCAAGGATGCCATGCTGGCCTGCATGGAGCAGGCCGACGCCACCAACCCGCACGCCCACTGCATGTACGAGCTGGCCCAGGCCTACAGCCTGCTCAAGAACCGCGCCCAGGCCCGGGCCTGGCTGGAAAAGCTCCTGGCCCTGCCCGATCTGGACACCGAGCTGCACGCCCTGGGCACCTACATGCTGTGCGAGATCCTCGAATCCGAGGGCCAGAAGACCCGGGCCCGCGAGCTCTTGGAATCCATCCGCGCGACCTACCCCAACCCCATGGTCATCGAAACCCGCCTGCGCCAGCTGGGCAAGTAG
- a CDS encoding CBS domain-containing protein, with the protein MQDSVKALMVPIGKFPTIKDSATFSEAVVALEQAQQDYQTGKREQRILLVQDESGKIVGKLSPTDVIRGLEPDFDRIVDPKASSFISSGYVIDSMKDLTRLWSTPLDDLCSTAKNVRIRDFLRKPAASQVVNIDDSLNSALHRFVLLRHDSLFVTDGNKLVGLLRFSDVYREIGRRIKEVCTL; encoded by the coding sequence ATGCAAGATTCGGTCAAGGCGCTGATGGTGCCCATCGGCAAGTTCCCCACGATCAAGGACTCGGCGACGTTCTCCGAGGCCGTCGTGGCCCTGGAGCAGGCCCAGCAGGACTACCAGACAGGCAAACGCGAACAGCGCATCCTGCTGGTCCAGGACGAAAGCGGAAAGATCGTGGGCAAGCTCTCGCCCACGGACGTCATCCGGGGCCTGGAGCCCGACTTCGACAGGATCGTCGATCCCAAGGCCAGCAGCTTCATCAGCTCGGGCTACGTCATCGACTCCATGAAGGATCTGACCCGGCTGTGGTCCACCCCGCTGGACGACCTCTGCTCCACGGCAAAAAACGTCAGAATCAGGGACTTCCTGCGCAAGCCCGCAGCCTCGCAGGTCGTGAACATCGACGACTCCCTGAACAGCGCCCTGCACCGCTTCGTGCTCCTGCGCCACGACTCGCTGTTCGTCACCGACGGCAACAAGCTGGTCGGCCTGCTGCGCTTCTCCGACGTCTACCGCGAGATTGGCCGCAGAATAAAGGAAGTCTGCACGCTCTAG
- a CDS encoding CBS domain-containing protein, whose amino-acid sequence MNGLVKDYTVPVDKFPRLSDSATFAEAVLALDKAQEEFASGKREQRIMLVFDNANKIVGKLSPLDVVRGLEPDFDKLVDAQASSFVSSGYVIDSMKSQALLWSTPLDDLCSTAKNIKVKDFIRKPSASQVIEAGETLNIAFHRFVLFRHDSLFVMDDHRLVGLLRFSDVYREIARRIKDVCGV is encoded by the coding sequence ATGAACGGTCTCGTGAAAGACTACACCGTCCCCGTCGACAAGTTCCCCCGGCTCTCCGATTCGGCGACCTTCGCCGAGGCCGTCCTGGCCCTGGACAAGGCCCAGGAGGAGTTCGCCAGCGGCAAGCGCGAGCAGCGCATCATGCTGGTCTTCGACAACGCCAACAAGATCGTCGGCAAGCTCTCGCCCCTGGATGTGGTGCGCGGGCTCGAACCCGACTTCGACAAGCTCGTGGACGCCCAAGCCAGCAGCTTCGTCAGCAGCGGCTATGTCATCGACTCCATGAAGAGCCAGGCGCTGCTCTGGTCCACGCCCCTGGACGACCTCTGCTCCACCGCCAAGAACATCAAGGTCAAGGACTTCATCCGCAAGCCTTCGGCTTCCCAGGTCATCGAGGCCGGAGAAACCCTGAACATCGCCTTCCACCGTTTCGTGCTCTTCCGCCACGACTCGCTGTTCGTCATGGACGATCACAGGCTCGTGGGCCTTTTGCGCTTCTCCGACGTCTACAGGGAGATCGCGCGCAGGATCAAGGACGTTTGCGGCGTTTAG
- a CDS encoding response regulator, whose product MTNDTPKLLLVDDEERFRTTLAKRLKESGFAVQTVGSGMDALALLAKEPCDAVVLDIRMPGLSGIETLAEIRKNHIGVEVILLTGDADVPSAIEGMRLGAFDYLMKPHDYDSLLEKLNQAVALKRQREERLRKAEERAQLDRLEKTIRF is encoded by the coding sequence ATGACCAACGACACCCCAAAGCTGCTGCTCGTGGACGACGAGGAGCGCTTCCGCACCACCCTGGCCAAGCGCCTGAAGGAAAGCGGCTTCGCGGTGCAGACCGTGGGCAGCGGCATGGACGCCCTGGCCCTGCTGGCCAAGGAGCCCTGCGACGCGGTCGTCCTGGACATCCGCATGCCCGGGCTCTCGGGCATCGAGACCCTGGCCGAGATCCGCAAGAACCACATCGGCGTCGAGGTCATCCTGCTCACCGGTGACGCCGATGTGCCCAGCGCCATCGAGGGCATGCGCCTGGGCGCCTTCGACTACCTCATGAAACCCCATGACTACGACAGCCTGCTGGAAAAGCTGAACCAGGCCGTGGCCCTCAAGCGCCAGCGCGAAGAGCGCCTGCGCAAGGCCGAGGAACGCGCCCAGCTCGACCGGCTGGAAAAAACCATCCGCTTCTAA
- a CDS encoding response regulator, with the protein MSDSKPRLLLVDDEERFRTTLAKRLAESGFETQTAGSGKDALALLTKEPCDVVVLDIRMPGLSGIETLAEIRKSHIGVEVILLTGNADVPSAIEGMRLGAFDYLMKPHDYDSLLEKLNQAVALKRQREERLRKAEERARLEKLQKHIGF; encoded by the coding sequence ATGAGCGACAGCAAGCCGAGACTGCTGCTGGTGGACGACGAGGAGCGCTTCCGCACCACCCTGGCCAAGCGCCTGGCCGAGAGCGGCTTCGAGACCCAGACCGCGGGCAGCGGCAAAGACGCCCTGGCCCTGCTGACCAAGGAGCCCTGCGACGTGGTCGTCCTGGACATCCGCATGCCCGGGCTCTCGGGCATCGAGACCCTGGCCGAGATCCGCAAGAGCCACATCGGCGTCGAGGTCATCCTGCTCACCGGCAACGCCGATGTGCCCAGCGCCATTGAGGGCATGCGCCTTGGCGCCTTCGACTACCTCATGAAGCCGCACGACTATGACAGCCTGCTGGAAAAGCTGAACCAGGCCGTGGCCCTCAAGCGCCAGCGCGAGGAGCGCCTGCGCAAGGCCGAGGAGCGCGCCCGGCTCGAAAAGCTGCAAAAGCACATCGGCTTCTAG
- a CDS encoding response regulator codes for MDVLFVDDELKILEMYGKRLGWRGIPVRLASSAAEALDAVEEREPDVVVLDVRMPGKDGLEVLAELRQRHPRVRVIMLTGHASVEAARKGLELGAFDYLIKPVALDELLLKITEAAKAAKG; via the coding sequence ATGGACGTTCTCTTCGTCGATGACGAACTCAAGATTCTCGAAATGTACGGCAAGCGCCTGGGCTGGAGGGGCATCCCGGTCCGGCTGGCCAGCAGCGCCGCCGAGGCCCTGGACGCCGTGGAGGAGCGCGAGCCCGATGTGGTGGTGCTGGACGTGCGCATGCCGGGCAAGGACGGTCTGGAGGTGCTGGCCGAGCTGCGCCAGCGCCACCCCCGGGTGCGGGTGATCATGCTCACCGGCCACGCCAGCGTGGAGGCCGCCCGCAAGGGGCTGGAACTCGGGGCCTTCGACTACCTGATCAAGCCCGTGGCCCTTGACGAGCTGCTGCTCAAGATCACCGAGGCCGCCAAGGCCGCCAAGGGCTAG
- a CDS encoding universal stress protein, with amino-acid sequence MLFKKILVGVDGSKHAEKAAQYARGVARTQGAELMLLFCPGNIPRLIGGGAREELQKELEMAGRKVVEGYKGLCEGSDVRFRVDVRLGDPANAIIHYAEENGVDLIVLGSRGLTELEGLFLGSVTHHVLHRCDCPVLIVR; translated from the coding sequence ATGTTGTTCAAGAAGATTCTTGTGGGCGTGGACGGCTCGAAGCATGCGGAAAAGGCGGCCCAATACGCCCGGGGCGTGGCCAGGACCCAGGGGGCGGAGCTGATGCTGCTCTTCTGCCCTGGCAACATCCCCCGGCTTATCGGCGGCGGCGCGCGCGAGGAGCTCCAAAAGGAGCTGGAAATGGCGGGCCGCAAGGTCGTTGAGGGCTACAAGGGCCTGTGCGAGGGCTCCGACGTCCGCTTCCGCGTGGACGTGCGCCTGGGCGACCCCGCCAACGCGATCATCCACTACGCCGAAGAAAACGGCGTGGACCTCATCGTCCTGGGCAGCCGGGGGCTCACGGAGCTCGAAGGCCTGTTCCTGGGCAGTGTGACGCACCACGTGCTGCACCGCTGCGACTGCCCGGTGCTCATCGTCCGCTGA
- a CDS encoding SLC13 family permease translates to MSNTATQTPNPDYRTPDELVVEEHEPQGPTQSPQAIIIKLLIAVGLGALIFLLPRPDNLPVEGHRLAAILVPVVFLWVSEAIPIGITALLATALMIVLKVEKSSAAWAPYANQAVMFVMMIIMFGVVLNEVGLAKRLLFWILRFAGTNVKRLSFFIAFSSTILSSIFHDATITIIMLFAILPLFKAMGITPNKSNNLSKFFVILIPLAASAGGFGTLLGGGRCALAVDITQKYLLEATGVAVKIGFLKYAIIEFPICILTAIATWAIVYAVFRPKEVELPASVKIESMPKMSTAEIGVSVIFVAAFVLWFAGDLTGWHVSVVAALALAGFCTPGWVSFKTICDKFPWESWIVFGSGVSLGAAMLTSGLGKYLAEAFIPLLQGQSTFVTYFGMGFFGSVLSSMMSNSAAVALSLPITLPMAEMMNMSIEAVGLLSPMSTSFIMLVIGCPPTIIAYSTGYFSQMEFIKVAVPWCLLLLTICVLGAMLYWPMIGFS, encoded by the coding sequence ATGAGCAACACCGCGACCCAGACCCCCAACCCGGACTACAGGACCCCGGACGAGCTCGTGGTCGAAGAACACGAGCCCCAGGGCCCCACGCAATCGCCCCAGGCAATAATCATCAAACTGCTCATCGCCGTCGGCCTGGGCGCGCTCATCTTCCTGCTGCCCCGGCCCGACAACCTGCCCGTGGAAGGACACCGCCTGGCGGCCATCCTGGTGCCCGTGGTCTTTTTGTGGGTTTCCGAGGCCATTCCCATCGGCATCACCGCGCTTCTGGCCACGGCGCTGATGATCGTGCTCAAGGTTGAAAAGAGCAGCGCGGCCTGGGCGCCCTACGCCAACCAGGCGGTCATGTTCGTGATGATGATCATCATGTTCGGCGTGGTGCTCAACGAGGTCGGCCTGGCCAAGCGCCTGCTGTTCTGGATCCTGCGCTTCGCGGGCACCAACGTGAAGCGGCTGAGCTTCTTCATCGCCTTCAGCAGCACGATCCTGTCGTCGATCTTCCACGATGCGACCATCACCATCATCATGCTCTTCGCCATCCTGCCGCTGTTCAAGGCCATGGGCATCACGCCCAACAAGAGCAACAACCTGAGCAAGTTCTTCGTCATCCTCATCCCCCTGGCCGCCTCGGCGGGCGGCTTCGGCACCTTGCTTGGCGGCGGCCGCTGCGCCCTGGCCGTGGACATCACCCAGAAGTACCTGCTCGAGGCCACCGGCGTGGCAGTGAAGATCGGCTTCCTCAAGTACGCCATCATCGAGTTCCCCATCTGCATCCTGACCGCCATCGCCACCTGGGCCATTGTCTACGCCGTCTTCCGGCCCAAGGAAGTGGAGTTGCCCGCCTCGGTGAAGATCGAGTCCATGCCCAAGATGAGCACCGCCGAGATCGGCGTGAGCGTGATCTTCGTGGCCGCCTTCGTGCTGTGGTTCGCCGGCGACCTGACCGGCTGGCACGTGAGCGTCGTGGCCGCCCTGGCCCTGGCGGGTTTCTGCACGCCGGGCTGGGTGTCCTTCAAGACCATCTGCGACAAGTTCCCCTGGGAGTCGTGGATCGTGTTCGGCTCGGGCGTGTCCCTGGGCGCGGCCATGCTCACCAGCGGCCTGGGCAAGTACCTGGCCGAGGCCTTCATCCCCCTGCTCCAGGGCCAGAGCACCTTCGTGACCTACTTCGGCATGGGCTTCTTCGGCTCGGTGCTCTCCAGCATGATGAGCAACTCCGCCGCCGTGGCCCTGAGCCTGCCCATCACCCTGCCCATGGCCGAGATGATGAACATGAGCATAGAGGCCGTGGGCCTGCTCTCGCCCATGTCCACCTCCTTCATCATGCTCGTCATCGGCTGCCCCCCGACCATCATCGCTTACAGCACCGGCTACTTCAGCCAGATGGAGTTCATCAAGGTCGCCGTGCCCTGGTGCCTCCTGCTGCTGACCATCTGCGTGCTGGGCGCCATGCTCTACTGGCCGATGATCGGCTTCAGCTGA